The following DNA comes from Poecilia reticulata strain Guanapo linkage group LG16, Guppy_female_1.0+MT, whole genome shotgun sequence.
TTAAATCAGAATGCAGTGGAATAGGGGGAAAATctattgaataaaataaagttacaatGGATAAATAGTACTTTGGCATCTAATAACTTGGGATATTTGTATGCATATTGAGTATTTAGAAATATTCCACATAGAAGTATAAATCATTTCCCCTTtcagttacaaaacaaaagcttcttAATGTCCTGCCAAGCCAATAGTTCTCATATTTTCTGCATGAATAAAATCACCTGCAATGTGGTTTGATACTTTAGTCAAGATCCAAACTGTCAGTTTGGTTGAAAAAACAAGGGTGCTGACATGAGCAACTACCTTCATACTATTCTAGTCCCATCAATTTGGTCTTGcaattgtttatttgtattaacCTAGTATTCAGATTTAACTGAGCCAAAAGTTGCTGTATATGTAAATTTATCAtggtctaattttttttaaatccatgttttGACTCCAATTTCTTTTGCTTTAGACCATTTATTGTAATATATTAGGTTATACTTGCTGctcatatttaattaataaaaggtAAATCCCAAAGTGTAGTCTCTGTCAACAAGCGCGTGCGCACCAGTGATAGCAAGCGCTGTCACTGGTAGTGGGACTTCCGGCTCCTTTTTAGGATGCAATCATTTGGCTCATCTTACCAAGAGATCTGGGTTTATTCTTGTCCCATGCAGCTCTTAACTTAGTATTACTTCTGGTTTCATAATTACCTCAAGTTTTGATCTGACCACTATGCTTGCATATCTGTTTATGTAgaataatattaattataagaatgccattttttaaatgtgaacgTTTGGATACGATATTTTTTAAGTCATGCATACTTCTAAGCAGTGTGACAAATATATTACCTAATTTACAAACAGCATTTTCTTTATTGACTTTGAGTTAATTCTTGTATGTATTCTTTGAAAATGCGGCTGATTGTCAGCAGCAGAGTTTTGAGGCCTCAGAAGTTGTGTCTCATCGTTCTTTTCAATGAGCCGGTTTACAAAAACGGCTCAGTTGCGCTGGGCACACCGTTAGTTGGCTCAGAGAATGAGTAGGATAAAGGTCAACGTTGTCTGGtccctcagcagcagctgtagACAACAACACAGCGAGCTTCTTTCACTCGGTCCGCCGTCGACAGGAACCAAATGCGGGTATCGATGCTGTAAAATAAAGTCAACGCATCCCGGagaagctaagctaacagtAAGTTTCCTGTTCAGGCTTATCATTGCTAAGTGCTCTGGCTGCGAAATGTTGTAGCATTAGCCTTCACtgcatgactgactgactgaatcAGGCTCCTTGTTAGGTACTGTGTTGCTCCAATAACAACCAAAATAAGTTTTTGATGGATTATTTTCTTACCTCAAGGCTAAATTTTACAACTTATTTGATTAGCTGGTATGCTTACCGCAGACAAGTAGATACATGCAATTTTACGAAGTGGTGCAATAGATAAAGATGCACCGATTAGGTTTTTCGAGCCAGTACCGATTTTTGACCTGGCGATACTCAGTCTGATCAGAATCATTTAATCTGTCCAAAAAGTTAAACACATCAAATGGAGATGTAATTCAGGAATCCAGcataaaataaaggaattacAAGTATTTATGCTTATCTCCATTCAGAGGACTCCATCCAGGATTCAAACCAAGGACTGTCTTACTGTGCTACTAACTTTGCCACTGAGCAGTTCTTAGGAGGTATTAATAAAAGGATATTAtagatgatgataataataattaataaagaacACAAATGGTATTTTGAAATGAGCTAATTGGAGCAGCAAATTCTTCTTCTAAATTGGAGACCTTTTGGGTGATTGACGTGCATCGTGTTTCTAgtagggatgcacaatatattgGCTGTTGTTGGTAATATTAAATGTGGGCCTACATTTTCACATCGGTGCCTCCCTAGTTTCCAGATCTCCCGCTGATGTTGCAGGAGGTCAGTGCTGTTTACTGTCATCCATTTACAccagagaggaaaaaacaagtttctcTTTGTTAGAGTGTAATGTTAATTTGTGTTGCAGAGAGAAGAAATGGCCAGTCGATTAGCAGGTACTCTGCCTGAGCGGACCTTTCAGTACCAGAACAGTCTGCCTCCCCTGCCTGTACCGCCACTAGAGGGAAGCCTTTCTAAGTACCTAGATGCAGGTGGGATGGCTGTGCTCTCCAGATTGCATGTTATGTATTCAAAAAGTAATCAGGGAGTTTGCTGTAAAATTACACTATATGCCTGGTAAACACACATTTCCCCTTTAAGAGCTACAAAGGTAGAGCTTTATGAAGTGCACTAACAccaactaaaataaacaaagtgacCTTATTAGGGTTGTAGAAACACACCCAGTAAGCACAGCTGGTGAAAGGTATTATATGCAAAGTCATAGTGCACACAGGGAAAACATTATGCAAGACGAAAATCCAGTTAGTGACTGATATGCCAGTCAGAGAGGGTGTGGGTGAAAATTGAATTAAACTATAAATGAACTACTAATCTATAGAAAAGTATAATGATATTTATCAGTCTCCTCTACATCTGTGacaaaggtgaaaatatatctGTTCCCAGTTTTCCATGAACCAGTGGTGGCTTATCAGCAGGTTAATGTGTGGACTTACTGTCCTGCATGTACACCCTGtttaaaaagagataaaattATCAGGTTCTTCTTGTTTCCTCCACTGTTTAAATACAAACTCAGATGACCTTGTGAAATTAGTTATTAAATAATCCTAGACTCAGAtgctcagttaaaaaaaagttacgtttttttaaatactgttttctctttcatttctctCTCAGTTCATCCGTTTGCATCAGAAGGAGAGTTCAAAGCTACAGTGGAGATTGTGAGGAAATTCAGAGAAGGTGTCGGAAAAGAGCTGCACCAGAAACTGCTGCAGAGAGCCAAAGAAAGGAGGAACTGGGtttgtagctgaacatagactcTTAACATAACGTCTTCTTTACTAAGAAGTGAGCTAACGATGTGTGTACGCTTCCTCAGCTGGAGGAGTGGTGGTTAGACACAGCCTACCTGGAGGTCCGAATCCCCTCCCAGCTGAATGTAAACTTTGGCGGTCCCGGGCCGTACTTGGAGCATTTCTGGCCTCCTGCTGAAGGAAGTTCTCTGCAGAGGACCAGTATTATAACATGGCACACGTTGCAGTACTGGGACCTGCTCCGCACGTAAGGCATGCTCACACATACactcgtttttgtttttgttttttttttggtttagtgTTGAGAACGTTCTCTGCTCAGATATTTGTTTTCACTCCGTTTCCGACAGGGAGAGACTCGCCCCCCAGAAAGCTGGGAAAACCCTGTTGGACATGGATCAGTTCAGGATGCTCTACTGCACCTGCAAGGTTCCTGGAGTGAAGAAGGACACCATTCATAACTACTTCAAGACAGGTGCAGCTCTGCAGCTTCCAGACACACCCGTAACCTTTGACCCCTGTCTTCACCGCTCATTTGATTATGTTTCTCAGCGAGCGAGGGGCCGTGTCCTTCCCACCTGGTTGTGATGTGCCGCGGAcggatttttacttttgatgcACTGTTTGATGGACAGATCCTCAGTCCTCCAGAGCTCCTCAGGTGGGAAGCAAACACAGACCGCCAGGCACAGATCCTCCATCGAGCCCAACAATATTGATTAACTTCTTTTGTTTATTGAACcatttatttggttatttaatGTCACTACAATCTGAAGATTGTTACCctggcacatttttttctgcatctcattgattttaaaataatttaaatactttatttcttgaataaattaattgaagaaatatgttttagtttagGATTGAAGAAAATCAgcctttttctaaatttgttcCCTTGTTTTAACCTCAGATTATTCTACATTCTGCATTTTCAGCAACACAAAATGGAGCACTCCGTTATGAAatgaacagatttaaaatggATGAATCTAAGTTGGTTGTGAATATGTGTCTGGTTTTGCGTAGGCAGCTGATCTTTGTGAAGGAGCGCTGCGAAGGTGAGCCGGAGGGAGACGGAGTTTCCGCTCTCACATCCGATGAGCGGACTCGCTGGGCGAAGGTTCGACTCCTGGTTGTTTAAAGAGACAATAACATAAACAACATTATGGGTCATCACTCTAAAATCTCATGTTACCAAAGCATCACTGAGGATCAGCATttcctgtgtttatttttaggcaaGAGAGCATCTAATTTGCATCGACCCGCACAATAAAACGATTCTGGAGACCATTCAGAGCAGCCTGTTTGTCATCTCCTTGGACGAATCCAAACCCTACTCGAGTCCGGAGAACTACACAAATGTCTGTGCTGCTCAAATCTCAGTTATTTCCTAACAACAAGGAAAGAGATctgagttttctcttttctgttcagctgaCGGCGGCGGCCCTCACAGGCAACCCGACCATCCGGTGGGGGGATAAATCCTACAACTCAATCGCTTTTGCAGACGGCACTTTTGGATCCACCTGTGATGTAGGTTTTCATATTTGGTTCTTTTTTAGAAGTTTAAATGCAGAGTTTCCACACAGCCtacaatttagtttttgtgtgaTCTGGGCCTGGCTAAGAATGGAAAATAGGAgtatggaaacatttatttctaaacttTTGTTGCCTGTACCTTTTTCTAAACGCTTTATCCATCCCTCCTCTGAAAGCAGAActgataaatgaatgaatggatggatgatgggaCAGAGGGAttgatgaatgaataaatgcatGCATGGGACAGAGATGAATGAAGGGCCAGATGGATAGGGGGAAGTTGGATATCTGGTTTTATCTGGTGGTTtctaggcacatagtgccattttatagcacaactaAATAGAATTGTAAAAATGCTACATGTCTCAAACAtgccttttaaaataaatgtaacattgtaatttaactctttaaaattgggtctctttaaaagctcctactctttctgaaactccatctTCAGGAGGGCGTcgcaacatggctcctctattaaccctttacaACGTTTTATCAGCATTGCACTgacgagctcagcagatgtgcagtcccaccaggtgtttgctaattgctgctggctagtctgaaggagctgggtgGGAGAATTGCCATAGAGGGGTGCCTTGTGAGACAAAAGCTCTGAAGCTGCATCTCGAGGGTGGGGCTAGGTCTAatcaggcgttttgcacagctgaatggttgccatgggggattaaagaatttctcaaacatgcctgaaagaagggaataacattatagtgttatataaaaaaagtcagttttacatGATACTGGCCCTTGAACATGGAGAACATGTTGAAGCTGATGGGACTGAAGGAAGGTTCCAGGTGTGGCTTGTAGATTTATGTATTTCCTGTGAACTTGTCTTGCAGCATGCACCATATGATGCGATGGTTCTGGTGTCAATGTGTTGGTATCTTGACCAGCAAATCAGAGCTACAGAGGGACAGTGGAAGGTAAACACTAACGTTTCTCCTGTTCTGGACATTTGAACTCATTCTCATAACTTCTCCTGGTGTGTTTGCTGCTTAGGGCTCAGACACGGTCAGGCAGATCCCCCTCCCCGAGGAGCTGCTGTTTACTCTGGATGAAAAAGCCCACAGTGACATTTGTCATGCCAAACAGCAGTATCTGGAGTCTGTGAGCCTTTGGAAAACCTAATGGGGGGGAAAAgcacttattttattaaagaggAGGATCACTATAGACTCTGTGTTGTTTCAGACCCAGGACCTTCAGCTTGTGTGCTACGCCTTCACAGCTTTTGGAAAATCAGCCATCAAGCAGAAGAAGTTGCATCCAGACACTTTTATCCAGCTGGCAATGCAGCTAGCTTACCACAGATTACACAAGAAGTACGCAAGCAACACTTTGACGATTATTCGCTTTACTTCAAACTAAAACCTATCGGACTCTGAATGTGTGCTCATGTTTTCCCCAGACCAGGAAGCTGCTATGAGACAGCAACGACACGCAAGTTTTACCACGCCAGGACCGAGACCATGCGGCCCTGCACACGGGAGGCTGTGAGCTGGTGCAAGGCCATGATGGACCCTGCGTGTGATGTAATTCGACATTTTGCTTTATCAGTGTTTGAATGATTTAACTCTAGGAGGCTCAAATTGTGGACTGTGGGCCATTTCTAGCCGTCAGAATGATATTGTGCTGGCCTCTGATGCAGATGAACACTTACAACTCTAGTTAtgactttttcttctcttgGGTTTTATCGTATGTTTTgatgcgtttttgttttttatgaagcGCTTCGTAAATAAAACTGAGCTGTTCTCTCCCAGGCGAACGGCAGGAGGACCGCCATGCTCTCAGCtttcaataaacacaacaaGCTGATGTCCGAGGCTCAAGATGGAAATGGTGAGCTTGTGAAATATTCTTCTATATATTGCCTGATATTTCTAGATAAATGTAACACAGCTTTTGGGAGACATAAAACATcttatggttttaaatattttaatgataaatgttGTACATTAGCATAAATCTGTCAATCTGATCCCAGAGCCTCTATCATTGTTCCAGATCTTAGATATTAGTAAATATTTTGACTCTTGCTGATGATTCCTACACACCCAGAAGCTTTCTTCTCACAGAAGTGTGACCTCGTTCCTTTCTTTAAGGTAGATatggatgaataaaaaatgattttaagcACCAGTACCTTTAAAGCTCTTTTAAATCAGCCAGAATGACCCAGTAAAGTACGCCACTCTGTTCcatgttgaatgtttttgtctcatctgatcATTTCTAAACAGAAATTGGATactcatttcattatttttagagttttaatcttttttcatgatcaatttttgtttcattttcaattcCAACATTTCCAGAACagtgttaatattttaagttaataaataccaatatttctcttcagtttcattttaagcGGTCATCATTTTAACTCCGTAAGACCCGAAGCAGATTAAAACTTCAGAGCAACCaaacttataaataaataaataaatgtgaccttGCAGGAGATTGACTAAAACAACACTGTTACTTTCTCAGGAGCTGCAACAGGTGAAGCAAGTTGTGGCAAATATTGTAGCATCAAACAGCAGGATGTTTAGAGGAGCCTTTGCTGAAGTGGTTGCGTTTTTAAGCACAGGAccatgaaacatattttttcacaaattgttttattttgatccgAGTCGATGATGAAATCCATCCACGCTCTTTAAAACATGCATGCGAAACCTCCTGATGCGCGTTTGTGTCGATATTTCacactgtttgtgtttctggctGCAGGTTTTGACAGACATCTCCTTGGGCTTTATCTCATTGCTAAAGAAGAAGGACGTCCGACCCCCGAGCTGTTCTCTGACCCGCTTTACTCCAGGAGGTACTGCCGGTCACACTTCTCTCTCGCTGCAGCAGTCGAATGATGTTGCACTGGTTTATAATCAAGAAATGCATCCCAAAATCAAGTTTGCTACTTAATAAACAGGTCATTTAATTTTGGTATTTAAGGGTTCCAATGCATTACAATTACCTAATGCGTTGGAAGTTCTATTTtagcactttcaaataaaggtcactaaagcgaaaaagaaaatgaaaagaaataaattgtaCCTATCTAATTTAGTAAGAATAAGAGAAATATTGAGTATGGATGTATGCtcaatatttctaaatgttttttgcttattgcattatataaaacacacaaatctttttatcatgcattaaatcattaaatgctGCCCTTTATCTCTGTTTTGCAACTTAACactcaactttatttatttttctgactcttGTTCTTTGAGAATTTACACCTAAATGCTCACAGTACAGAAATCAAAATCAGGTTTGTCCTTTAGAGCTAGAGCAGGATTTCAAACTGGATCCTTGGTTGCTGCGTTTGTGTCTGCAGTGGCGGCGGTGGGAACTTTGTGTTGTCGTCCAGTCTGGTGGGCTACACAACAATAATGGGGGCGGTGGCGCCGATGGTTCACCATGGTTACGGTTTCTTTTACCGCATCAGAGATGACAGGTGAAGATGTAATGTGCTGTTGAAGTTCAACACTTTGTAAAACTGCCTCTTCTGCACGTTGTAGCAGcttctaataaaaaaacaactttcccCATCATGTAGGATTGTGATCTCCATCACAGCGTGGAAGTCCTGTCGTGAGACAGATGCAGCGTCACTCTTTAACGTCTTCTCCAGCTCCATGCATGAGATGCTTCACCTGGCCACCACCGCTCAGCTTTAAGTACTTCTCCAAAACCAGAAGGATATCatcatttcttaattttattctcTGCACATGCAGCTCAGACTGAGTTTAAACCGACAGCTAGATCAGCGCAAATCAATGCAAAGGAGCAAATCAATGCAGTCTGCTCCTGTATAGGAGCTGTACTAATTGTagtatttttaaattccttGTAGACATTAATTTATGTTATAGATTCATATTGTGTGTACATATATTTCTTTGAACTTTCTAGATTTGATGtgaaatttgttgatttgtaTGTAATtgttgcaacaacaaaaaacatttttagcctTGAAAAGCTGTTTAAATGCGACTTCTACCGACAGACCCTGAATCAGCCTCCATGTTGaaatcaaattttctgaaatacGAAACAAAGAGTTCTGGCTGTGAAGGGAATAGTCTTTATCTGAACAGAGTTTTGTCTAAATATTCTTATTaatgaaccacagcagctcatTAAATGAACATAATAATCACTGATACTCATAAAGAAATCTGCTGGTTTGAGGTTAAGGGCAGCTGGTGCATTCTGGcattaatgtaaaatgtctCTCTGCTGACACTGTacactgaattattttaaaatattgatgcCTTAAAATGGACTGTTCCACACCTTTGCCTTCTTTAAATATTCTCAGATCTGTGATTATGCAAGCTGACTCTACCTCTTCATGATAAACAAATGGATTCATCACCTTTGATCTATGATGGgattcattaaattaatttaaatagttCATTTTTAGAACTTTTTAGGCTCCACAAAAGCTTTGGCTTCCAGTGTTTCGGTGTTGCTGCATGTAAGAAAATGCATAACAAATATGGTTTTTACAACATTTGAACTTTaccacattttatcatgttaaaaccacaaacttgaatgtattttagtgGGATTCCCTGTGACAAAGTTGTGCATAAATGCAAAGTTAAATATCGGTTCCCACATTTGTACTTTTGTCGGTACTTAGTTTGTAGAACCACACTTAAGAAGTGACATTGGGATGAAGACAATctgtgattattaataaatgttgtatttaatcatgaagtaaaatgaataaatcatgaaaaataTAGCCGTGTTATGAAGACTGCTGGCCCTCTTGATACGAGAGAAAGCTCAGTTTGTTAAGAAATTGGCTGCttatcaattaatcgtcagTCGATCgataaaatgtcaactttagattaactctTTCATTGATAACTTGATAACTTGCATTCCTAGTTGTGTTATTTTTAGCCAAAATCCTTGTGGAAAGTCAAAGAAGCCGTAGGCTGCAGATCCCtggttgaaatgtgacaaaatgtggaaaaatctgAGAATAAGACGCTATGACGCTACGTTAAGATGTCTGCTGCCTTGTTTATTGATCTAAAATATCAACTGCTTTGAACACCAAACAAAAGGCTGAATGTTTTTACTGAGAAATGTCCCAGACTTTTGATGTTAACAGCATTCTTTATGCTTTTGTAAATTCCACAGCTATTGAATTGTTTCAATTCTGAACACATTTATTGGGGAAGGGGAAGCTAATTATGTAAACGTTGTAAAAAGTCTTTTGAGAAATAACCAAGAGAGAAtcctttgactttttctttgtccccaaagtaaacacacaaagacaaaatggcTCAATGCTTGAATGcatcattttattatcattCATTTTTGGCTCATTCTCACTAATTACTGAAAGATTAATGACCCAGATACATTTACCTCAGGATATCGACTCTGCATCAGTGATCCCAGCGTTTCTGATGTATTTACACTTAATTATGCATGAAAGTTTCAATATTGCATCAAGACAGTCCACCCTAAAATGAACTGACATGTTTAGGCCTTAcataatgtgtattttattggccATTACTCATATTTAAGCTTATATCTGCCCATTCAGATATGATATCTTTGTTGCctgaacagtttttatttagaaatttaaaacatccaATGTAACCTAAAATAACAGCAATTGAAGTGTACAAACATTGTCAAAATGGTAGCAAAAGCTAGAGATAACAATGTAAACCACTTTCTCCACAATTTACATCACTTTATTACAactattttcatcttttgtagCAAATATTTATTGAGCAAGAGAAATCCCAACTTAGGAACCAAAACTCAACAGAGCGCATCAAACATGTCGGTAAAGAGGAGTGTGAGGCGATAGCTACCGCTAACACATGTGCCACTAAGTGCTGTGTAATGTGCAGCTAAGAatccaaacaggaaaacatggagGCATGAAGCTCTAAAGTTTGAGCAATAGAtttgacagaataaaaatgtatctggtctcaaataaaaaaaattaaaaaagaatcaGAGCATCAACAATGAAGACTGGTTTAaatctgaatacatttaaaggagaaaatatacattgtaaGCTACAAAGAACATCATGAGGTTTAATGAAGCAGTTCAGTTAATGAATATTTCTACGAACACCATTCAAGTCAATCAGAAACATAAGCTGATgtttaaaagcagaagaaatgttaCAGTTCAGcattttccagtttcagtgaaatgacataagtaaaaaaaaaaaggcacaaatgCAATCCAGGTTTTCTCTACTTTCACAAAGCAATacatctttttccttttgtgtgaAAAACACCCATAAAGTGTCAACGGCAAATCAACAGCAGCAAAACTACCAACAGCGCAGCTCGCAAGGCGCAGCCAGCTCCTTCGGTCGCCGTTGCTCCACTGAGGTCGCTCTGTATAGATCAGTGTAAGTGCATCAATGTGAAGGCACAAAGTGCTTCCTCCTCCAGCCTTGAAGCTCTCAGAGCTCCCAGCCTCCTCTCACTCTGTCCCGTGGCCCAGCTGTGTGGTGACCAGCATGTGATAGACTCCCTTCTTtgccagcagctgctggtgcGTCCCCTGTTCCACCACCACGCCTCCCTGGAAGACGGCGATGCGGTCGGCGTTCCGGATCGTGGAGAGACGGTGCGCCACAATGATGCATGTTCTGCCTTTGCTGGCCTGGTCCAGGGCGTCTTGCACCACCTGCaacaaaataatgaatgaatgagccGATTTTGAATCCACggcttcttttacattttttccccatagAAGGTACACCTGGCTTGGTGTTTTCAAGTTTTGGTGAACTGATagaggtaaggtaattttatttatatagtacaatttcagcagcaaggcaattcaaagtacTTCACATGAAGAAAagccaaacaaaataaaccaaaggaaagaaaaagaatcaaatatTAAACTACATGAATTTCTGTCATTAACCTAGAGCTGTCTCCGTTTTTCTTTCCCATTGAAAGTACACCTGACTCcttgcttctgtgttttttccgtTTTCACATGatctttctggaaaaaaaaacaacgacattcagctgctgtgtgaacaGTGAACATAGCCTTAGTTCCCGTTTACTTTCGCCAAGTGCTTGCTAAGGAGGGCAGATTTCTGTAACATCAACAACTCAGGGCAATCAATTCAATCTGACGAGATCATGTAAATTTTTCATTCAATAAACAGATTTTGATGCAACATTTTCCTATGGACCTTGAATGGGTCAGGAGTCCACTTCCGCTATACTACTGCACATGTCAGCACAGTGAAAATAAAGGTTAgtcttattttaatattaagaaaaagaaaatttcccCCCCAAACCTATGCTCTTTACTGTAGTTATTTGCAGTTCCTGCACTACTTCGTTGTTTATAAGCACAGCAGGgatcattgttattattaacaCACTTTAATATTGTTATATTAGAAATGTGTCCCGTTGAAagccaagaaagaaaaaaaaagttcttctgTTCAAAACTCTTTTCTAGCTAAACATCAATCACACTTTCTCCCATCTTCACCATCCTTTTCAAgcgattgtttttgtttgccagGCTGGTTGAAGATCATTTAGTAACCTGATATCCGGTGATGGAACAGAAAGGACAAACcttctcgctctctgtgtccAAAGCGGAGGTGGCTTCGTCGAGGAGCAGCACCTTCGGGTTGCGGAGGATGGCCCTGGCGATGGCCACTCGCTGCTTCTGACCGCCGGACAGCTGAGTCCCCTTATCGCCCGCCTGCGTGTTGTACTTCTGCTCAAGCAGACGGGAACAGAGTGAGCCGCACATCGAGACGTTAATGCAGACAAATTCACGGAAGCAGCTTCCTGTAATCCAGTCTCATGTTCCCAGGAAATGTATGTTGTGGGTGTGAAAGGAAGTTTCCTTCCTGAAGCGCGTTTTGTCCTAATTATTGAAAACAGCTCAGACGGAATTTAAAGCTGAGCGAATAAAAAGTTGACAAATATTCATCTAATAAATCAGAACTTTAAAACCTTCTATATCATGAGAGAGACTTTATCTGAGACCTTTCAAACCTGGTAAAGATTCGTTCTtgataaaaacagctaaaaattatctcagatttttgttgcagctttaaaacCTTTCCTAAATAAAAGTCCATTGTTTCAGGTTGCATCAGACTGCGTTTAGATAAATGAGGCCATCTGGGGGAAAGTTTGTTTCCGTCTTATCTGTAGCTGTAATCCAGCTTCACAATCATCACGGTTCATATCTCTGCCTGCTGAttgtatatttataaaaagtcaataaattgGAATGTGTGTTCAGATGAAACTCGTGTGCcgatttaaaaatgtacctttagaaaataacagccgataagcaggtattaaaaatcattttatgagACTGCTGCAATATTCTAGTCATATTTTTTAGCTGTAGGTGGAAAAGAATcacaatgaacagaaataaaggatTGAAAATATCTGTCTGTTATTAATTAACCaacataatgtgtttcacttagttgagcaactaaaataaatgaacttttcaataatattccaGTTTGTACAATATGACTATGTATTTACTGTAGTGAGTAGAAATTTCTGCAATATCtgtcaaataaacattaaatcagagTAATTGTTtgcttattattattcttaaaGTCTGCTATTTTGTAACGATATGccattaagaatatttttcttcgtttattaaatgaaacatttttgaatatttcaatcttttaaaaagatttatttgcCATTACCATACATTTGGCAACATATGTTTGTTGTTCTTTGACAAGAATATTTAACACCTGTTGAATCAGTAACACCACACATATCCAGTGACTTATGTTCATGTAGCGTCAGAGGAGCATCACATTTCTTATCGAGTTATTTTAACCCCAACCTGAACCCAGAGGAGACGGGCAGAGGGATAAATCTGGGACAAGTTGATCTAAAATGAGCTGAATAAACGCGTTTACCTGAGGCAGTTCTTCTATGAAGTTATGAATGTTGG
Coding sequences within:
- the crot gene encoding peroxisomal carnitine O-octanoyltransferase, which encodes MSRIKVNVVWSLSSSCRQQHSELLSLGPPSTGTKCGYRCCKIKSTHPGEAKLTREEMASRLAGTLPERTFQYQNSLPPLPVPPLEGSLSKYLDAVHPFASEGEFKATVEIVRKFREGVGKELHQKLLQRAKERRNWLEEWWLDTAYLEVRIPSQLNVNFGGPGPYLEHFWPPAEGSSLQRTSIITWHTLQYWDLLRTERLAPQKAGKTLLDMDQFRMLYCTCKVPGVKKDTIHNYFKTASEGPCPSHLVVMCRGRIFTFDALFDGQILSPPELLRQLIFVKERCEGEPEGDGVSALTSDERTRWAKAREHLICIDPHNKTILETIQSSLFVISLDESKPYSSPENYTNLTAAALTGNPTIRWGDKSYNSIAFADGTFGSTCDHAPYDAMVLVSMCWYLDQQIRATEGQWKGSDTVRQIPLPEELLFTLDEKAHSDICHAKQQYLESTQDLQLVCYAFTAFGKSAIKQKKLHPDTFIQLAMQLAYHRLHKKPGSCYETATTRKFYHARTETMRPCTREAVSWCKAMMDPACDANGRRTAMLSAFNKHNKLMSEAQDGNGFDRHLLGLYLIAKEEGRPTPELFSDPLYSRSGGGGNFVLSSSLVGYTTIMGAVAPMVHHGYGFFYRIRDDRIVISITAWKSCRETDAASLFNVFSSSMHEMLHLATTAQL